In Erigeron canadensis isolate Cc75 chromosome 7, C_canadensis_v1, whole genome shotgun sequence, one DNA window encodes the following:
- the LOC122607493 gene encoding protein PHOSPHATE-INDUCED 1-like → MASTSYLVHFLFLFSIFNISFASRHLTELVHDSSNLLQYHNGALLTGDISVNLIWYGNFKPSQKAIVIDFIDSLSNKQSKSQSEPSVATWWKTTEKYQTKKSTKLSLRLGKQISDQSYSLGKTLTDNHLVQLASKGESRNAVNVVLTASDVTVDGFCSSRCGSHGSGPASAKMTRGKSYKFAYIWVGNSETQCPGQCAWPFHQPIYGPQAAPLVAPNNDVGLDGMVINLAGLLAGTATNPFGNGYYQGDASAPLEAASACPGVYAKGAYPGYAGDLLVDATTGASYNAHGTNGRKYLLPALYDPSTSTCSTLV, encoded by the coding sequence ATGGCCTCAACTAGTTATTTAGttcactttcttttcttattctcCATTTTCAATATCTCATTTGCATCAAGACATCTCACTGAGTTAGTCCATGACTCATCTAATCTGTTACAATACCACAATGGTGCTTTACTCACTGGTGACATCTCAGTGAACCTCATTTGGTATGGCAACTTCAAACCATCACAAAAAGCTATAGTTATTGATTTCATTGACTCACTCTCaaacaaacaatcaaaatcCCAAAGTGAACCATCTGTTGCCACATGGTGGAAAACCACTGAAAAATACCAAACCAAGAAGTCTACTAAACTGTCACTTAGGCTCGGAAAACAAATTTCCGACCAGAGTTACTCCCTTGGGAAAACGCTAACAGACAACCATCTTGTCCAATTAGCTTCCAAGGGAGAGTCACGTAATGCTGTTAACGTTGTGTTAACAGCATCTGACGTCACAGTTGATGGATTTTGTTCCAGTAGATGCGGGTCTCACGGTTCAGGACCCGCATCAGCTAAAATGACCCGTGGCAAGAGTTACAAATTTGCCTACATCTGGGTAGGCAACTCCGAAACTCAATGCCCGGGCCAATGCGCGTGGCCCTTTCATCAACCGATTTACGGGCCACAAGCTGCACCACTAGTGGCCCCAAACAATGATGTTGGTCTTGATGGGATGGTGATTAATTTGGCTGGTTTGTTAGCGGGTACAGCTACAAACCCGTTTGGAAATGGATATTATCAAGGGGATGCAAGTGCACCATTAGAAGCTGCATCTGCTTGTCCTGGGGTGTATGCTAAAGGAGCTTATCCTGGATATGCAGGGGATTTGTTGGTGGATGCTACTACTGGTGCAAGTTATAATGCACATGGTACAAATGGGAGAAAGTATTTGTTACCAGCTTTGTATGATCCATCTACTTCTACTTGCTCCACATTGGTTTGA